The Paenibacillus uliginis N3/975 genome has a window encoding:
- a CDS encoding AEC family transporter, whose amino-acid sequence MITDIILEVVLPIFVLIGIGILMQRAFQLDLYTLAKINFYYITPAAVFMSMYESEMSPKLLGTVTLFYVIYVTALYIIGRITAKRRKFSRGMRAAFTNSLILDNSGNYGLPINDLVFKGDPLAGSVQALIMSLQSLLTFTYGVISIQGAKTEGLYRHAIIGFLKMPVSYALILGLLLHALDVPLPVFVSQPLMYADQSLVAIALLTLGAQIIKYPLRLRRFDVYLSVALRLLAAPAIGILIVFTLGLEGIPAQALIIASGMPVGVNTSILAEEYQNEPDFAAQTVLLSTILNVITITGLISLAKLVA is encoded by the coding sequence ATGATTACTGACATTATTCTGGAAGTAGTCCTACCCATCTTTGTCCTGATCGGAATCGGAATTCTGATGCAACGGGCATTTCAGCTCGACCTATATACGTTGGCCAAGATCAACTTCTATTACATCACACCAGCTGCTGTATTCATGAGCATGTATGAATCTGAAATGTCGCCCAAATTGCTGGGAACCGTCACACTGTTCTATGTAATATATGTAACCGCTCTTTATATCATTGGACGTATTACCGCCAAACGCCGCAAATTTAGCCGCGGAATGAGGGCTGCGTTTACGAATAGCCTTATCTTGGACAATTCGGGAAACTACGGACTTCCGATCAATGACCTTGTGTTTAAAGGCGATCCGTTGGCTGGCTCTGTTCAAGCCTTGATTATGTCCCTTCAAAGTCTGCTTACATTCACCTATGGTGTCATTTCCATACAGGGAGCAAAAACCGAAGGATTATACCGACACGCAATCATCGGATTTCTAAAAATGCCGGTATCCTACGCGCTGATTCTGGGGCTGCTGCTGCATGCCTTGGACGTACCGCTGCCTGTCTTCGTCTCCCAGCCACTGATGTATGCAGACCAATCCTTGGTAGCTATCGCGCTGCTCACGCTAGGTGCTCAAATTATCAAGTATCCGCTCCGGCTGCGTAGATTCGATGTATATCTCAGCGTAGCACTCCGGCTGCTTGCCGCTCCGGCCATTGGAATTCTCATTGTGTTCACTCTCGGTCTTGAGGGAATTCCCGCCCAAGCCCTTATTATCGCCTCAGGCATGCCGGTTGGTGTAAATACATCCATCCTTGCGGAAGAATATCAGAATGAACCCGATTTTGCTGCACAAACCGTGCTCTTGTCGACCATACTGAATGTTATAA
- a CDS encoding 3-ketoacyl-ACP reductase, giving the protein MSLKNKTAIITGAGKGIGRAIAISLAKEGVHVGLVARTAADLESLGQFITEQYGVKAITAIADISVQSEAEAAFAAINQKLGAIDILINNAGIAQFGNLLEMEPEQWKRIVDVNLMGTYHMLRTVLPGMIERSKGDVINISSTAGERGFATGSAYNASKFAVMGLTEAVLQEVRKHNIRITALTPSTVNTDLAVNAGLKIGEEDRMMQPEDVAELALAALKLPPRVFVKTAGIWTTNPQ; this is encoded by the coding sequence ATGAGCTTAAAAAATAAAACAGCTATCATAACCGGTGCAGGCAAAGGCATCGGGCGAGCCATAGCAATCTCCCTCGCAAAGGAAGGCGTGCACGTCGGCCTCGTTGCCCGGACAGCCGCTGATCTTGAGTCGCTGGGACAATTCATCACAGAACAATACGGGGTAAAAGCGATTACGGCGATTGCCGATATTTCTGTTCAAAGCGAAGCGGAAGCTGCCTTTGCTGCCATTAACCAGAAGCTGGGCGCAATCGATATTCTCATTAACAATGCAGGCATCGCCCAGTTCGGAAATCTGCTCGAAATGGAGCCGGAGCAGTGGAAACGTATCGTAGACGTCAATCTCATGGGTACATATCACATGCTGCGTACCGTGCTTCCGGGCATGATCGAGCGTAGTAAAGGCGATGTGATCAACATCTCCTCCACCGCCGGAGAACGCGGCTTTGCAACGGGCTCAGCATATAATGCTTCTAAATTCGCCGTCATGGGACTGACCGAAGCTGTACTGCAAGAGGTGCGGAAGCACAACATTCGCATCACCGCACTTACACCAAGCACCGTTAATACGGATTTAGCCGTTAACGCAGGTCTGAAAATTGGCGAAGAAGACCGGATGATGCAACCGGAAGATGTTGCGGAACTGGCACTTGCCGCACTTAAGCTTCCCCCTCGAGTATTTGTTAAAACAGCAGGCATCTGGACAACCAACCCCCAATAA